One Anas platyrhynchos isolate ZD024472 breed Pekin duck chromosome 2, IASCAAS_PekinDuck_T2T, whole genome shotgun sequence DNA segment encodes these proteins:
- the LOC140001650 gene encoding tumor necrosis factor receptor superfamily member 16-like, with protein sequence MRGGRAPLCLLLALQLCPPQVPARSQQCPSGTYTEDGECCASCPPGFGVAVPCGRTNTQCEPCAENQTFSAVSSALEPCRPCTPCAPSQPLAQPCTATHDTLCAPRCARGHYRPPAGNGTGPGRPCQPCRLCHEGYGAVRPCAPTQDAECQPCPQGFYSEERSAEAPCLPCQPSCGPGEVMIRACSRLSNTLCMEKDLQILKRAEGDPQKEPRQRQPAPGASAAPTASAASSEFMLPPPEDTGKDIIPVYCSILAAVVVGLLAYVAFKCWHTCRQKQQLAKARAGELGTAPEGEKLHSDSGVFLDTHSLQEPHQHGKAPRPEGRPYGALPPQRQEEVERLLETGGPGGDWRILAARLGYGDEAIGTFARGQAPARTLLAAWAATEGATLEALCLALAAVGRQDVAERLAGPGDASSVV encoded by the exons atgcgggggggccgggccccgctctgcctcctgctggccctgcagctctgcccgcCGCAG GTGCCGGCGCGCAGCCAGCAGTGCCCGAGCGGGACCTACACGGAGGATGGGGAGTGCTGCGCCTCCTGCCCCCCCGGATTCGGGGTGGCCGTGCCCTGCGGCCGCACCAACACCCAGTGCGAGCCCTGCGCCGAGA ACCAAACCTTCTCTGCGGTGAGCAGCGCGCTGGAGCCGTGCCGCCCCTGCACCCCCTGCGCCCCCTCGCAGCCCCTCGCCCAGCCCTGCACGGCCACCCACGACACCCTCTGCGCCCCCCGCTGCGCCCGCGGGCATTACCGACCACCCGCCGGCAACGGGACGGGCCCGGGGAGGCCGTGCCAACCCTGCCGGCTGTGCCACGAAGGCTACGGTGCCGTCCGACCCTGCGCCCCCACGCAGGACGCCGAGTGCCAGCCGTGTCCCCAAGGTTTCTACTCGGAGGAGCGCAGCGCCGAGGCGCCCTGCCTGCCTTGCCAACCCTCCTGCGGGCCCGGCGAGGTGATGATCCGCGCCTGCAGCCGCCTCTCCAACACCCTCTGCATGG agaaggacctgcaGATCCTGAAACGGGCGGAGGGGGACCCCCAAAAGGAGCCCCGGCAGCGGCAGCCGGCCCCGGGGGCCAGCGCGGCCCCCACCGCCTCGGCCGCTTCCTCCGAGTTcatgctgcccccccccgaggacACGGGCAAGGACATCATCCCCGTCTACTGCTCCATCCTGGCCGCCGTGGTGGTGGGGCTCCTCGCCTACGTGGCCTTCAAGTG CTGGCACACGtgcaggcagaagcagcagctggccAAGGCGCGCGCCGGGGAGCTGGGGACGGCGCCCGAGGGCGAGAAGCTGCACAGCGACAGCGGCGTCTTCCTGGACACCCACAGCCTGCAGGAGCCCCACCAGCACGGCAAGG CACCCCGTCCCGAGGGGCGTCCCTACGGCGCGCTGCCCCCGCagcggcaggaggaggtggagaggctgctggagaccgggggtcccgggggggacTGGCGCATCCTGGCCGCCCGCTTGGGCTACGGGGACGAAGCCATCGGCACCTTCGCTCGGGGCCAGGCGCCCGCCCGCACCCTGCTCGCCGCCTGGGCGGCCACCGAAGGGGCCACCTTGGAAGCCCTCTGCCTGGCCCTGGCCGCCGTGGGTCGCCAGGACGTGGCCGAGCGCCTGGCGGGGCCGGGGGACGCCAGCTCCGTGGTGTGA